One region of Vigna angularis cultivar LongXiaoDou No.4 chromosome 10, ASM1680809v1, whole genome shotgun sequence genomic DNA includes:
- the LOC108335169 gene encoding probable calcium-binding protein CML13 has protein sequence MGKDLSDEQVSAMKEAFSLFDTDGDGRIAPSELGILMRSLGGNPTQAQLKSIVAEENLTAPFDFPRFLDLMAKHMKPEPFDRQLRDAFKVLDKDSTGFVSVSELRHILTNIGEKLEPSEFDEWIREVDVGSDGKIRYEDFIARMVAK, from the coding sequence ATGGGTAAGGATCTGAGCGATGAGCAGGTTTCTGCGATGAAGGAGGCTTTCTCTCTATTCGACACAGACGGCGACGGTCGGATCGCGCCTTCGGAGCTCGGGATCCTGATGCGGTCACTCGGAGGGAACCCGACCCAGGCCCAACTAAAGTCCATCGTAGCCGAAGAGAATCTCACCGCCCCATTCGACTTCCCTCGATTCCTTGATCTCATGGCCAAACACATGAAACCCGAACCCTTCGATCGCCAACTCCGTGACGCCTTCAAGGTCCTCGACAAGGATTCCACCGGATTCGTCTCCGTTTCGGAGCTCCGACACATCCTCACCAACATCGGCGAGAAGCTGGAGCCCTCCGAGTTCGACGAGTGGATCAGGGAAGTCGACGTCGGCTCCGATGGCAAGATCCGCTACGAGGATTTCATTGCCAGAATGGTCGCTAAGTAG